A region of the Caviibacter abscessus genome:
TTTTTTGACTTCAAGAGGTCATTTTCTTTTACCGCTAATATGCTCATAAAATCTTTGACATATATGACATTCGGCTTACCAAGTCCAAGCCTTACTCTTTCAATCAGTCCTATCCCTTTTTTGCTGTCTAACTCGTCTAATGTTTTTATGGCAGTAGGCTTTGAAATATTTCTTCTTTTCATAATTTCCTCAACTGTGAAATAGATAAATACTCTACCTTCCTTGTCTATCCAGTTATTCTTAAATGACATTCCTGTTCGTTTCAAAAGCATGGAATAAAGGATAATTGCTTCAGCAGACAGTCCCCTAAATTCTTCTCCGTCTACCAATATTTCAGGCACTTTCAGAAAGTTAAATCGCTCTGCTTCACGATTATAGAAATAGTCAAAGTCCATACAGAATCACCTCCCTCCTTAAAAATTTGCAAAGAAAAAGACGATAGTTTTTTCTCTATCGCCTTTGGTAACCATTTTTATGAAATTTTTTAGATTGATTTTATTGCTTCATTGATACCTTGTAAAAAAGCTATAACTGCTGCTCCAACCATCGGTATTCCGTATGGACTAACTAAGAATCCAATAATCAATGCTTCTATTCCGATGGTAACTTCTTTTTGCAGAAAAGATGCAATTGCTCCAAATATGCAAAACATCATCAGCAAATATAGTAGGGCTGTTCCGATACCAAGTAGAAATGTCAGAAATGCTGTGAGGATACTTAACACCAAGCTGATTGGAAACAAGATTATTTTTACTATCCACCTAATCATTTCTTATTCCTCACTTCCCAATTCATTCCTTGTGTCTCCACACACCATATCAATGCAAACATTCACATCAATATAATTTTTTAGGACTTTTTTTCGTCCACCTTCGCCATCTTCTACAAATACATAATGCTTGTAAAACTGCTTAAAATGCAGGATTTTCACGATTTCACTCTTTGTATCAACGCTATGCACTCCACATGTGTCGTATAACTAAACATGTCTACACATGCAGCCTTTATAAGTTTATAATTTTGTTTTTTAAACGTTTTTAAATCTTCTACTAATGTTTTGGGATTACAAGAAACATATATAATATAATTCACACCATATTCTGTTAGCTTATTTATAGTTTTTTCACCAACTCCAGCTCTTGGAGGATCTAATATTAAAATATCAGGTCTATCTTCTATTTCATTTAATTTTTCAAAAACATCTCCTGCTATAAATTTAGCATTACTTATTTTATTTTTCTTCGTATTTTCATTTGCTTTTTCTACTGCTTCTTCAATAAGCTCAATACCATATACCATTTTTGAATGCTTAGATACTATTTGACCAATCGTTCCAGTTCCAGAAAACAGATCATATACTACATTTTTACCATCATTAACTTCACTTAAATATTCAGTAACTTTTGAATAAAGTTTTTCTACTGCAAATGAATTTGTTTGGAAAAATGAATACGGACTAATATTAAAACTTAGGTCAAATAATTTTTCTTCTATATCTCTTCTACCATATAGTATCTTTTCTTTTTCAGACTCAACACTGTCAGACAAATTATCATTTATAGTATGTAGTATACCAACAATTTTTTTATCTAATTTTAAATTAAGTAGTTTATCTTTATACCTTTTTATCAAATTATCATCATCATTTTGTGAACTTGTTACTAGGTTTATAAGCAACTCTTTTGTTTTTTCACCTTTTCTAATTATTAAATTTCTAAGATAACCTTTGTGTAATGTTCTGTGATAAAAATCAATTTTTTCAATTTGAAAAAAAGTATTTGTCGCAATTAATATTGATTTAAAATCTTCATCAATTAACTTACAATCACAAACATCTACTATATCATGAAAACTATTTTTCTTATGTAGTCCAAGAACTGTAGGTCCATTTAAAAATTCATTTCCAAAGCTATATTCCATCTTATTTCTATAACCTGTTTCTTTTGGATTTCTAACAGGTTTTTCAAATATAAAATCATCTCCAATATTATCTGATATCATTTTCTTTATATGATTTGATTTTATTTCAAGCTGTTCATCATAATTATAATATTGAAAAGAACACCCTCCGCAACTGTTAAAAACATTGCAAAAGGGCGTTGTATCTGAACTTATTATTTGTATATCTCTTACTTCAACTTTATTATTCTTTATTCTACCGATTCTACCTCTAACTTTTTGTCCTTTTTTTAAATTTATATTGCAATAATACTTTCTATCATCATTAGGTAAATATCCATAAAATTTAGCAGGATAATCAACGCCTTGAATATATAATTCTACTATATCACCTTTTTTCAATTTTTAAGCTCCTTTAAGGCTTTTTCTATTCTTTTTAATGCCTGTTCTAGATCAGGTATATCTTTTGTTATAGAAAATCTTAAATATTTATCTACCATAAAACATAATCCTGGAACTACACCTACATGTGTATTTTCAACTATATAATTTGCAAAATCAAGTGAATTCATATTTGATAACTTACCATAACCTGCAAAAATATAAAATGCTCCTTCAGGTTTAATTACATCAAATCCTAATTTTTCAAGACCATTTACAAAATATTCTATTCTTTTTTTATTTTCAGAAATTATATCTTCTCTAGTAGGGTAATCTTGTAGTGCTTTTATTGCACCATATTGACCTATAGTACATACTCCTGTTGTTGTATACTGCGATAATTTTGTAAAATCAGAAATTAGTACTTCTGATGCTAACATATATCCAACTCTATAACCTGTCATTGAATGTGATTTAGAAAATCCATTTATAACAATTATTTTATCTTTTAAATCTTTATATCTTGCAAATGAATTATACTTTTCAAAAGCTATTGCACCATATATTTCATCACTTAAAACATATATATTATTTTCTCTAATAACTTGTGCTATTTTATCCATTTCTTCAAGTTCAAGAACAGATCCTGAAGGATTATTAGGATAAGTTAATATTAATGCCTTTGTCTTTGGCGTAATTGCAGCTTTTAACATTTCTGCTGTTAATTTATAATTATTTTTGCTTGTATCAATGTAAACTTCTTTTCCTTTTTGCATTTTTATATTAGGGGCATATCCAGGATAAGTAGGAGTTGGCATTAATACTTCGTCACCTTCTTGAACAAAATATCTTATAAAAGTTGATAATCCTTCTGTAGAGCCAACCGTTATAAGACAATTTTCTATCTTATAATCTGATTCAAACTGTTCATTATAATATTTAACAATTTCTTTTTTTAATTCAGGCATTCCTCCAGTTTGGGTATAACCTATTTTATCATTTAATATTCTATCACTCATTTCTTTTTTTATTGATTCAGGTAAATCTTGAGCAGGTTCTCCTATTGTTAAGTCTATACCATCTGAGTAATTTTTCATTTTTAACGCTATTTGTCTAATTAAAGATATTTCAATGTTTTTTACAATTCCATTTCTATACATATTATCTATTTTCTCCATTATATTTTTTCAATGCTATTTTAAGTAATTCAATTCCATATTCAATTTGTTTTACATTATGAGAACAAAATGAAAATCTTGCTTCTTGTATTCCGTAGTTATAATGTTCATTTGAATAAAAACCAGGACCTGGAGCAAACATAATTGTACTATTGTTATGTCTAAATTCATTCAATAACCATAAAGTAAATTTCTCAACATCATCTACCGGAAGTTTAGCGATAATATAAAAGGCACTATCAGGTTTACAAGCTGTTACGCCTTCAATTTCCATTAATTTTTCATACATTGTATCTCTTCTTTTCATGTACTCTTCAACAACATCAGGAATATACAAATCAATCCCTTTTAATAAACTTGCACTTGCATATTGTTCAATAGTTGATACTGATAATCTTGCTTGACATAATTTCATCATTTGTGCGATAAGTTCTTTATTTCTTGATGCTACAACACCAATTCTTGCTCCACAAGCACTATAATGTTTTGAGATACTATCTACCATTATAACTTTGTCGTCTATGTCTGTCATATTAAGAAAAGATTTAAATTTTTGTCCACTGTAAATAAATTGTTTATAAACTTCATCTGAAATTATGTATAAATTATTTTCAATTGCTATCTCTTTTATGATATTCATTTCTTCAGTGCTTAATACAACACCTGTTGGATTACAAGGATTTGAAAATAAAATAGCTTTTGTTTTTGGATTTATTAATTTTTGTATTTCTTCTTTTTTTGGTAATCTGTACCCATCTTCTATTTTTGTAACTATTGGTACTAATTTTGCATCAGCAGTTCTTAAAAAACTATCATAATTTGAATAATACGGTTCAGGAACTAAAACTTCATCACCTTTATTACAAATAGTAAGTATAGCAAATTGTAATGCTTCACTACCTCCATTTGTTACTAATATATTTTCTTTCCCTATATTCATATTAAATTTTTCATAAGATTTTTCAAATGCTTCCAATAATTCTAATAAACCTTGTGAATTTGTATATTTAACTATTTTTTCTTGATAAGAAAATACACCATTAAAAAACGAATCCGGAGTTTTTACGTCAGGTTGTCCTATATGAAAACCATAAACACTAACTCTCTCACTTTTTGCTTTATCAGCATAAGGAACAAGCTTTCTTATTGGTGAATATTGCATATTTTTTATTCTATCAGAAAATTCCATATTCTTACCTCATTATATTTTAATTTGCCATTTTATTTTATCACATATCAAGTAATATTTTCAATTATATAAATTATATTTGAAAGATTATTATTTATCACTTTTAGAATAAAAAAGACACCTTAAAAGTGCCTTTCATCATAGATATTATTTTATTTATTATTTTTATCCTGATTTTTTTCCTTTTGCTCCATACAAAATATTAATTTTTTTAAAACCCAACATTCTATGTTATAAATTAACACAATGCCAACTATTATTACTGTTAGAAAAAATATCTTATGTTTTAAAAATATAACTATCAACCACACATACACTAAAAATGGTGCAATTTCAACAATTATTGTAAA
Encoded here:
- a CDS encoding replication initiator protein A; this encodes MDFDYFYNREAERFNFLKVPEILVDGEEFRGLSAEAIILYSMLLKRTGMSFKNNWIDKEGRVFIYFTVEEIMKRRNISKPTAIKTLDELDSKKGIGLIERVRLGLGKPNVIYVKDFMSILAVKENDLLKSKNLTSEVKDFNLRSKENELQEVQNVDSNYIENNKSKYSKRKYSFGENGLGTFQNVFLKNEDIGELQIKMAGELDNYIERLSTYLQSTGKTYKDHKATILSWFYKDQGSKKTSNIPTWEEYNKGEHL
- a CDS encoding CD1845 family protein; this translates as MIRWIVKIILFPISLVLSILTAFLTFLLGIGTALLYLLMMFCIFGAIASFLQKEVTIGIEALIIGFLVSPYGIPMVGAAVIAFLQGINEAIKSI
- the rlmD gene encoding 23S rRNA (uracil(1939)-C(5))-methyltransferase RlmD, with protein sequence MKKGDIVELYIQGVDYPAKFYGYLPNDDRKYYCNINLKKGQKVRGRIGRIKNNKVEVRDIQIISSDTTPFCNVFNSCGGCSFQYYNYDEQLEIKSNHIKKMISDNIGDDFIFEKPVRNPKETGYRNKMEYSFGNEFLNGPTVLGLHKKNSFHDIVDVCDCKLIDEDFKSILIATNTFFQIEKIDFYHRTLHKGYLRNLIIRKGEKTKELLINLVTSSQNDDDNLIKRYKDKLLNLKLDKKIVGILHTINDNLSDSVESEKEKILYGRRDIEEKLFDLSFNISPYSFFQTNSFAVEKLYSKVTEYLSEVNDGKNVVYDLFSGTGTIGQIVSKHSKMVYGIELIEEAVEKANENTKKNKISNAKFIAGDVFEKLNEIEDRPDILILDPPRAGVGEKTINKLTEYGVNYIIYVSCNPKTLVEDLKTFKKQNYKLIKAACVDMFSYTTHVECIALIQRVKS
- a CDS encoding pyridoxal phosphate-dependent aminotransferase gives rise to the protein MEKIDNMYRNGIVKNIEISLIRQIALKMKNYSDGIDLTIGEPAQDLPESIKKEMSDRILNDKIGYTQTGGMPELKKEIVKYYNEQFESDYKIENCLITVGSTEGLSTFIRYFVQEGDEVLMPTPTYPGYAPNIKMQKGKEVYIDTSKNNYKLTAEMLKAAITPKTKALILTYPNNPSGSVLELEEMDKIAQVIRENNIYVLSDEIYGAIAFEKYNSFARYKDLKDKIIVINGFSKSHSMTGYRVGYMLASEVLISDFTKLSQYTTTGVCTIGQYGAIKALQDYPTREDIISENKKRIEYFVNGLEKLGFDVIKPEGAFYIFAGYGKLSNMNSLDFANYIVENTHVGVVPGLCFMVDKYLRFSITKDIPDLEQALKRIEKALKELKN
- a CDS encoding pyridoxal phosphate-dependent aminotransferase; translation: MEFSDRIKNMQYSPIRKLVPYADKAKSERVSVYGFHIGQPDVKTPDSFFNGVFSYQEKIVKYTNSQGLLELLEAFEKSYEKFNMNIGKENILVTNGGSEALQFAILTICNKGDEVLVPEPYYSNYDSFLRTADAKLVPIVTKIEDGYRLPKKEEIQKLINPKTKAILFSNPCNPTGVVLSTEEMNIIKEIAIENNLYIISDEVYKQFIYSGQKFKSFLNMTDIDDKVIMVDSISKHYSACGARIGVVASRNKELIAQMMKLCQARLSVSTIEQYASASLLKGIDLYIPDVVEEYMKRRDTMYEKLMEIEGVTACKPDSAFYIIAKLPVDDVEKFTLWLLNEFRHNNSTIMFAPGPGFYSNEHYNYGIQEARFSFCSHNVKQIEYGIELLKIALKKYNGENR